A single region of the Fibrobacter sp. UWH6 genome encodes:
- a CDS encoding MotA/TolQ/ExbB proton channel family protein, whose amino-acid sequence MKNLILIALLCVSSAFAWPWSSDKKSAAVDSALILDSLKREEFKNLQREVDALTRIRLQKADSLEKLEAEHWRKRYNETQLTEEHQTETRELDGRYSKLSTDLGRVNEEVQASKDLTTDAEEKAKSDEGAYDNFNTQVKLAVEKSLGEVTGDYPVGMNDRLLRLKKAQNDADAKNPNTLAAMRAYLEDVLGRHELTYTQSYGNEKSQVGSRPDVNVNRLRLGTVFLGEVATDGSADGLGEVQALLRSGALQGKIFEWNSTLPMELSAGIRGAVNEAGSAPAVVSVPLDVLQNKAVKNSITDTKELTWKEELQAFFKKGGIVMYPLMLVAAFALLLCLERFIMLTVRGRVGRRFVKKVHSLVDEKRYDDAANYCLKHMNSLSMVMFAVVNRARDSRETAERALQEALLREQPKLERRMGLLAAMGSIAPLLGLLGTVTGIITLFNVITEVGTNDARVLAGGISEALVTTETGLIIAIPVMILHGLLSEKIEKVTSELYVQSTTLLNKIFPKA is encoded by the coding sequence ATGAAGAACTTGATTCTGATTGCCTTGTTGTGCGTTTCCTCTGCTTTTGCCTGGCCTTGGTCCAGCGACAAGAAGTCTGCCGCCGTCGATAGCGCCTTGATTTTGGATTCCCTGAAACGTGAGGAATTCAAGAACTTGCAGCGTGAAGTGGATGCCCTTACCCGCATTCGTTTGCAGAAGGCCGATTCCCTTGAAAAACTGGAAGCTGAACATTGGCGTAAGCGATATAATGAAACTCAGCTGACAGAAGAACATCAAACTGAAACCCGAGAATTGGATGGCCGCTATTCCAAGCTTTCTACGGATTTAGGCCGCGTCAACGAAGAAGTTCAGGCCAGCAAGGATCTGACTACGGATGCGGAAGAAAAGGCAAAGTCCGATGAAGGGGCTTACGATAATTTTAATACCCAGGTGAAACTGGCCGTTGAAAAATCCCTGGGCGAAGTGACGGGTGATTATCCGGTGGGAATGAACGATCGTCTGTTGCGCCTGAAGAAAGCCCAGAATGATGCGGATGCCAAGAATCCCAATACGCTTGCCGCCATGCGTGCCTACCTGGAAGATGTTCTGGGTCGACATGAACTGACCTACACTCAGTCTTACGGTAACGAAAAATCCCAGGTGGGAAGCCGCCCCGATGTTAACGTGAACCGCCTGCGTCTGGGTACGGTGTTTCTGGGCGAAGTGGCTACAGACGGATCTGCCGATGGTCTTGGCGAAGTTCAGGCCCTGCTCCGTTCCGGTGCTCTGCAGGGTAAGATTTTCGAATGGAATTCAACCTTGCCCATGGAACTTTCTGCAGGTATTCGTGGTGCTGTAAACGAAGCCGGTTCCGCTCCGGCCGTGGTCAGCGTCCCGCTGGATGTTCTCCAGAATAAGGCTGTAAAGAATTCCATTACCGATACCAAGGAATTGACCTGGAAAGAGGAACTGCAGGCTTTCTTCAAGAAGGGTGGCATTGTGATGTACCCCTTGATGCTGGTGGCCGCTTTCGCCTTGCTCCTGTGCCTGGAACGTTTTATCATGCTCACAGTCCGTGGTCGCGTCGGTCGCCGTTTTGTGAAGAAGGTGCATTCCCTGGTTGATGAAAAGCGTTATGATGATGCCGCCAATTATTGCCTGAAGCATATGAATAGCCTTTCCATGGTTATGTTTGCGGTGGTGAATCGCGCCAGGGATTCCCGTGAAACGGCGGAGCGTGCCTTGCAGGAAGCCTTGCTTCGTGAACAGCCGAAACTGGAACGCAGAATGGGATTGCTTGCCGCCATGGGTTCCATCGCCCCGCTGTTGGGCTTGCTGGGTACTGTGACCGGTATTATCACCTTGTTCAACGTGATTACGGAAGTGGGAACTAATGATGCCCGCGTTTTGGCTGGAGGTATTTCTGAAGCCCTTGTTACGACAGAAACCGGTTTGATTATTGCCATTCCCGTGATGATTCTGCATGGCCTTCTCAGTGAAAAAATCGAGAAGGTGACCAGCGAACTTTATGTGCAGAGTACGACCTTGTTGAATAAGATTTTCCCCAAGGCATAG
- a CDS encoding caspase family protein produces MKKVLIKVFDSVVGAGPWKSMIGLCLLSFAMLFLMVGRIHAAAAVAPGLPSTTIDRYVIAISANNGGKGRPVLRYAESDAKSFAAVLKDMGGVSQKNVYLIQEPSVAFLNAHFDNVDKILAKGKGKSGREEVLVYYSGHADEKGLHLGEETYSWQEFRKRVDALNADVKIAVIDACGSGAITRAKGGVAVPAFMVDQSSDMKGYAFITSSTQDEASQESDKLRGSFFTHSLVSGLRGAGDLSGDGKVTLSEAYQFAFNETLQKTETTMGGAQHPSRDMNLTGTGDVVMTDLRSTSAGMILDEGIEGRVFIRDASNELVAELYKKSGRSMSLGLPAGKYTVRLERNADLNETNVELTNGKQQKVTVRDFKAVSAEKTVARGEIKSSVVDENMEARFDSLDHNSRFRTTFNAADKAHEPRKGLMMGVFLSKSDDIMIGAQASLIGNLAKNDMHGMQVSPIFNIGKKNFQGVQLSGGFNYAGHMDGPQIGPVNVITNTSPNAVQVGAVNVARSARVQVSSINIARDTVSATQVGAINIVGTTNVQVSAINVARDAHVQVGAINVAKKVDDTQIAVINVAGKATGRQWGVINVVGHAEKTPIGLINIVGNGVWSFTGSINEMNAPAMSVHFGTAYLFTALEFSRALQKGFDEFEDVYENGIGLGTQFGQYGTHLELEYMFLHVTDKYGEDREEEDYKGNFHHRIRLGGTARLIQGIGLSAGATLNLATEGYGERILVEPKGKWHDDWNYHGHKAKFWPGMYAGITFGRF; encoded by the coding sequence ATGAAAAAGGTGTTGATTAAGGTTTTTGATAGTGTGGTTGGTGCGGGACCATGGAAAAGTATGATTGGTCTTTGCCTGCTTTCCTTTGCCATGTTGTTCCTTATGGTGGGTCGCATTCATGCTGCTGCCGCAGTTGCTCCGGGGTTGCCTTCGACGACCATCGATCGCTATGTGATTGCCATTAGCGCCAACAATGGCGGTAAGGGACGACCTGTTCTTCGCTATGCGGAATCCGATGCCAAATCTTTCGCGGCGGTGCTTAAGGATATGGGTGGAGTCAGTCAGAAGAATGTCTACCTGATCCAGGAACCTAGTGTGGCTTTTTTGAATGCCCACTTTGACAATGTTGACAAAATCCTGGCGAAGGGCAAGGGGAAAAGCGGCCGTGAGGAAGTGCTTGTCTATTACAGTGGCCATGCCGACGAAAAGGGACTGCATCTAGGTGAAGAAACTTACAGCTGGCAGGAATTCCGCAAACGTGTAGATGCCCTGAATGCCGATGTGAAGATTGCTGTCATCGATGCCTGTGGTTCCGGTGCCATTACCCGAGCCAAGGGAGGTGTGGCTGTTCCTGCCTTCATGGTAGACCAGAGTAGCGACATGAAGGGCTATGCCTTTATTACCAGCAGTACCCAGGATGAAGCTAGCCAGGAAAGCGATAAGTTGAGGGGTTCCTTTTTTACCCATTCCCTGGTGAGCGGTCTACGCGGTGCGGGAGACTTGAGCGGCGATGGCAAGGTGACATTGTCCGAGGCTTACCAGTTTGCCTTTAACGAAACTTTGCAGAAGACGGAGACCACCATGGGTGGAGCTCAGCACCCCAGTCGAGACATGAATCTGACGGGTACGGGTGATGTGGTGATGACGGACCTGCGCAGTACTAGTGCCGGTATGATTTTGGATGAAGGTATAGAAGGCCGAGTTTTTATTCGTGACGCCTCGAACGAACTGGTAGCTGAACTTTATAAGAAGTCCGGTAGATCGATGAGCCTTGGTCTTCCTGCAGGAAAGTACACGGTTCGTCTAGAAAGGAATGCTGACCTGAATGAAACGAATGTTGAACTTACCAATGGAAAACAGCAGAAAGTGACCGTTCGAGACTTTAAGGCTGTATCCGCCGAAAAGACGGTGGCTCGTGGCGAAATCAAGTCTTCTGTTGTTGATGAGAATATGGAAGCCCGCTTTGATTCCCTGGATCATAATAGTAGATTTAGAACAACATTTAATGCGGCGGATAAAGCCCACGAACCTCGTAAGGGCCTGATGATGGGTGTGTTCCTGTCGAAGTCGGATGATATTATGATTGGCGCTCAGGCAAGCCTGATTGGAAACCTGGCTAAAAATGATATGCACGGTATGCAGGTTTCCCCGATATTCAATATCGGCAAGAAAAATTTCCAGGGGGTGCAACTTTCCGGTGGCTTTAATTATGCGGGACATATGGATGGTCCGCAAATCGGTCCTGTGAATGTCATAACGAATACAAGTCCCAATGCGGTTCAGGTAGGTGCCGTTAACGTAGCAAGGAGCGCACGAGTTCAGGTTAGCTCAATTAATATCGCCAGGGATACCGTAAGTGCAACCCAGGTGGGTGCCATCAACATTGTAGGAACGACTAACGTTCAGGTGAGTGCGATAAATGTCGCTAGGGATGCCCATGTTCAGGTTGGCGCCATCAACGTGGCAAAGAAGGTTGACGATACCCAGATTGCTGTTATCAATGTAGCCGGTAAGGCGACGGGCCGCCAGTGGGGTGTCATCAACGTGGTGGGTCACGCCGAAAAGACTCCTATCGGTCTTATCAATATCGTTGGAAATGGTGTATGGAGTTTTACCGGATCCATCAACGAGATGAATGCCCCCGCCATGTCCGTTCATTTTGGTACGGCCTACCTGTTTACGGCACTTGAATTCTCCCGAGCCCTTCAGAAAGGTTTTGATGAATTCGAGGATGTCTATGAGAACGGCATCGGTCTCGGAACCCAGTTCGGCCAGTACGGTACTCATCTTGAACTGGAGTACATGTTCCTCCATGTTACGGATAAGTACGGCGAAGACCGTGAGGAAGAGGACTATAAGGGAAATTTCCACCATCGTATCCGTCTTGGCGGTACCGCCAGGCTGATTCAGGGAATCGGACTTTCCGCCGGCGCAACTTTGAATCTGGCCACGGAGGGTTATGGCGAAAGAATCCTCGTGGAACCCAAGGGAAAGTGGCATGACGACTGGAATTATCACGGTCATAAGGCGAAATTCTGGCCTGGAATGTATGCCGGTATAACATTTGGGCGATTCTAA
- a CDS encoding TonB-dependent siderophore receptor yields the protein MAQEAAGEGASLAAQKGILFYGMVQDSSFAPGEKLNVEILETGEALQTVVGENFQVMLPEDTLWNVCVTNSDTSGAEKEKCYELVYHGQDSVFSSVIGDAGLTESVAEANEGTTGTADGDDSKTAVAAADSVEPRNDSLQNDPQEKDVDVDALLAAGSNGKVTEMKKVVVQLRRRPKRKPGESVVSAKSIKRMPGLGEADVIRSIQQLPGVVASSDFSTKIYVRGGAADQNLFLYDNAVVYSPTHFFGLFSTFLVETIDGVQFYKSGFPAQYGNRLSSVLKMDGRAGGSDTTEEWFSRSSFKISTFAAQLHTEGHVGDARWVIAGRTTYIGYMLDLCRALGILDLAIDYEFTDLQGTFMYDFDQDTRLKFSFYTGKDVLEFDPLYVDWGNVAVPINFYHRFGDWDYNATLAYSRFYQTMKLTDLINIGQDLYTFAAKQWLNFRGIDNHVLTFGYELEYDWDKFYEYISSMRVEDVQKPLHHVLYGQDAWRLNEDWLFTYGLRLNYQDLSKDFGIEPRLSLVWNIDDRKTLEFYAGHYLQYMNSIMFGDGEALNEFYYPSVTTSKGKHLKPARSNLFAVEYKQAQIADELDFIAGAYFKTQNNLNTFMMVQDSTDETASADFLMADNFGTAEGYSMGYELSLRREKGAIFGGINWSQSLSVLKSNDGTKPYFPSWHQPYALKLDAGINWRGEDGLKPHKVKGRYFRSSVVMKYSAGMPISEYLGYFYQQKMEDQKYTDNIQVIPGSRNAGRQTPYFRIDVKAIDIGRENKWNFSWTIINLTDHENMFYSYYDTDKNPPEYSSISQFPFLPIMINYEYYF from the coding sequence GTGGCGCAGGAAGCCGCTGGTGAGGGGGCGTCTCTTGCTGCACAGAAAGGGATTCTGTTTTACGGCATGGTTCAGGATTCTTCCTTTGCTCCCGGTGAAAAACTGAATGTGGAAATTCTTGAAACTGGCGAAGCCCTGCAAACGGTCGTGGGTGAAAATTTCCAGGTGATGCTTCCCGAAGATACCCTGTGGAATGTTTGCGTTACCAATTCCGACACCAGTGGCGCCGAAAAGGAAAAATGCTATGAGTTGGTCTACCATGGCCAGGATAGTGTTTTTAGCTCAGTCATTGGCGATGCCGGGTTGACGGAATCTGTTGCCGAGGCTAATGAGGGAACTACTGGTACGGCTGATGGTGACGATTCCAAGACTGCTGTGGCAGCAGCAGATTCCGTGGAACCGCGAAACGACTCGCTACAGAACGATCCTCAGGAAAAAGATGTAGATGTGGATGCCCTTTTGGCTGCAGGAAGCAACGGCAAGGTGACCGAAATGAAGAAGGTGGTGGTGCAGTTACGTCGTCGCCCCAAGCGCAAACCTGGTGAGTCCGTTGTTAGCGCCAAGAGTATCAAGCGCATGCCCGGCCTAGGCGAAGCGGATGTGATCCGCAGTATCCAGCAGTTGCCCGGTGTGGTTGCCAGTTCTGACTTCAGTACGAAAATTTATGTGCGCGGTGGGGCCGCCGACCAGAACCTGTTCCTGTATGATAACGCGGTGGTGTATTCTCCAACCCATTTCTTCGGATTGTTCAGTACCTTCCTGGTGGAAACCATTGACGGTGTGCAGTTCTACAAGAGTGGATTCCCTGCCCAGTACGGCAACCGTCTGAGTTCCGTTTTGAAAATGGATGGTCGCGCCGGAGGTAGCGATACTACGGAGGAATGGTTCAGCCGTAGCAGCTTTAAGATTAGCACTTTTGCCGCCCAGCTCCATACCGAAGGCCATGTGGGTGATGCCCGTTGGGTGATCGCTGGCCGTACCACTTACATCGGCTATATGCTGGATTTGTGCCGCGCCCTGGGTATTCTGGATTTGGCCATCGATTACGAGTTTACCGATTTGCAGGGAACGTTCATGTATGATTTCGATCAGGATACCCGATTGAAGTTCAGCTTCTACACCGGCAAGGACGTTCTTGAATTTGATCCCCTTTATGTGGACTGGGGTAATGTGGCTGTTCCCATTAATTTCTACCACCGCTTTGGCGATTGGGATTATAATGCCACTTTGGCGTACAGCCGTTTTTACCAGACAATGAAATTGACGGACTTGATTAATATCGGTCAGGACCTTTATACCTTTGCGGCAAAGCAGTGGCTCAATTTCCGCGGAATCGATAATCATGTTCTAACCTTTGGCTATGAACTGGAATATGACTGGGATAAGTTCTATGAATACATTTCCAGTATGAGGGTGGAAGATGTCCAGAAGCCTTTGCACCATGTTCTTTATGGGCAGGATGCCTGGCGCCTGAATGAGGACTGGCTGTTTACTTATGGGTTGCGTCTGAATTATCAGGACCTGTCCAAGGATTTTGGAATTGAACCTCGCCTGTCTCTGGTGTGGAACATCGATGATCGGAAGACTTTGGAATTTTATGCTGGACACTACCTGCAGTATATGAACTCCATTATGTTCGGTGACGGCGAAGCTCTTAACGAATTCTACTACCCGTCGGTAACTACCAGCAAGGGTAAGCACTTGAAGCCCGCTCGATCCAACCTCTTTGCGGTGGAATACAAACAGGCCCAGATTGCAGATGAACTTGATTTTATTGCAGGCGCCTATTTCAAGACGCAGAACAACTTGAACACCTTCATGATGGTTCAGGATTCAACAGATGAAACCGCTTCTGCGGACTTTTTGATGGCGGATAATTTCGGAACGGCCGAAGGTTATTCCATGGGCTACGAACTTTCACTCCGTCGTGAAAAGGGTGCGATCTTCGGTGGCATTAACTGGAGCCAGAGTCTCAGCGTTCTTAAAAGCAATGACGGTACTAAACCCTATTTCCCCAGTTGGCACCAGCCCTATGCCTTAAAGCTGGATGCGGGTATTAACTGGAGGGGTGAAGATGGATTAAAGCCTCACAAGGTTAAGGGACGTTACTTTAGGTCTTCTGTGGTCATGAAGTATTCTGCAGGCATGCCTATCAGTGAATATCTAGGCTATTTCTACCAGCAGAAAATGGAAGATCAGAAGTATACCGATAATATCCAGGTTATCCCTGGTTCCCGCAATGCAGGCCGCCAGACGCCCTACTTCCGTATTGACGTAAAGGCCATCGATATTGGACGTGAAAACAAGTGGAACTTCAGCTGGACCATTATCAATCTGACGGACCACGAAAACATGTTCTATTCCTACTACGATACCGACAAGAACCCGCCGGAGTATAGCTCGATTTCTCAGTTCCCCTTTTTGCCGATCATGATCAATTATGAGTATTACTTCTAA
- a CDS encoding MotA/TolQ/ExbB proton channel family protein, whose protein sequence is MNNSWYIFIEALQSTYGAGGVVMLPILLCGAIGFYFLYSTWIRIGRDIFRKDVHKVVDRLRKDLHESVSGRGLTARRHLKKRGGIVARELHLALKVAIDTPADYQDYMQVRMIKTVRYMQQGTHIVSVMAAAAPLLGLLGTVTGMVSTFEVITLYGNQNPVLMADGISEALISTQSGLLIAFPLTLLKQRLDERIEYLTQQLELGATIIENWTSGRE, encoded by the coding sequence TTGAATAACAGTTGGTACATATTCATAGAAGCTTTGCAGAGCACTTATGGCGCCGGCGGCGTCGTGATGCTCCCTATTCTGCTGTGCGGTGCCATCGGATTCTATTTTCTGTATTCTACCTGGATTCGCATTGGCCGAGATATCTTCCGTAAGGATGTCCACAAGGTTGTGGATCGCCTTCGCAAGGACTTGCATGAAAGTGTAAGCGGCCGCGGTTTAACCGCCCGTAGGCATTTGAAGAAACGTGGCGGAATTGTGGCCCGTGAACTTCATTTGGCCTTGAAGGTGGCTATCGATACTCCGGCAGATTATCAGGACTACATGCAAGTGCGCATGATCAAGACCGTGCGCTATATGCAGCAGGGAACTCACATTGTTTCGGTGATGGCGGCTGCGGCTCCGTTGTTGGGTTTGCTTGGAACCGTTACCGGCATGGTGTCTACCTTTGAAGTTATTACCCTTTACGGAAACCAGAATCCGGTCCTTATGGCAGACGGTATTTCTGAAGCTCTAATTTCTACACAGAGCGGTTTGCTCATTGCGTTTCCGCTGACCTTGTTAAAACAGCGCCTGGACGAGCGTATTGAATACCTGACTCAACAGTTAGAACTTGGCGCTACGATTATTGAAAACTGGACCTCTGGTCGGGAATAA
- a CDS encoding RNA polymerase sigma factor, with translation MNRQEIASKMAFSRLYESYGPMVFRRCVALLKDDAEASDMMQNVFLRIYERRDSLDLSSPSSLLWNTATRLCLNRIRDKARRGVNTCSEDLLLQLASLDDEVDAYEAGSVLKKIFSKEPESTRTMAVLHFVDGMTLEETAEAVGLSVSGVRKRLRTLQSKVKNLEVK, from the coding sequence ATGAATAGGCAAGAAATCGCAAGCAAGATGGCTTTTTCCAGGCTTTATGAAAGCTATGGGCCAATGGTGTTTCGCCGATGCGTCGCCTTGTTGAAAGATGATGCGGAGGCTAGTGACATGATGCAGAACGTATTTTTGCGGATTTACGAACGTCGTGACTCGCTGGATTTGTCCTCTCCATCTAGTCTGCTGTGGAATACGGCAACCAGGTTATGCCTGAATCGGATCCGTGATAAGGCCCGCCGTGGCGTAAATACCTGCAGTGAAGACTTGCTTCTGCAGTTGGCGTCTTTAGACGATGAGGTGGATGCCTACGAAGCCGGCAGTGTCCTGAAAAAGATTTTTTCGAAGGAGCCCGAGTCTACCCGTACCATGGCCGTACTTCACTTTGTGGATGGAATGACTCTGGAAGAGACGGCCGAAGCTGTTGGACTTTCTGTAAGCGGAGTTCGTAAACGTTTACGCACACTGCAATCCAAGGTTAAGAATTTGGAGGTCAAATAA
- a CDS encoding biopolymer transporter ExbD → MDFNLPRRKQKDMGIDMGPLMDIVFILLIFFVVTSSFTRETGVDVTKPEAQSASQLEKENILVAITREGTIHINERQVDLASLQDILKQTLAKTPDREAVIIADKGAETGVLVQVIDACNLSGVKKVSIAAQAD, encoded by the coding sequence ATGGATTTTAATTTACCTCGCCGAAAGCAAAAGGATATGGGCATCGATATGGGCCCTTTGATGGACATTGTGTTCATCTTGCTGATTTTCTTTGTGGTGACTTCTAGCTTTACTCGCGAAACTGGCGTGGATGTGACAAAGCCCGAAGCCCAGAGTGCCTCGCAGCTGGAAAAGGAAAACATCCTGGTGGCCATTACCCGCGAAGGTACAATCCACATTAACGAACGTCAGGTGGATTTGGCCAGCCTGCAGGATATTCTAAAGCAGACTCTTGCAAAGACGCCTGATCGTGAAGCCGTGATTATTGCGGATAAAGGTGCGGAAACTGGGGTGCTGGTTCAAGTAATCGACGCCTGTAATTTAAGTGGAGTGAAAAAAGTGTCAATCGCTGCACAAGCGGACTAA
- a CDS encoding HD-GYP domain-containing protein, producing the protein MAKHSDFIVRQNEAEANRIVARVLRMTLCIFSLVLILNLCRVFIIDQKVMLSAFGLSALLLLAPTVINRFVDNANPNLKYLYVILSSLFLLVIETTLSFHAVVVYAFPIALACLYFSRKLTLHIWFLTVGVSIVGQFAGFYMGCVPDQNFLVFKRLVLFSILPRTLCIFSIGSLIYFISARTTKLVDRQIADTARIKELNTDMVMGFANLVENRDENTGGHVKRTSRYVELLVKELHRRGVYKDIINHDFIHDLVNAAPMHDIGKIAIPDHILQKPGKLTDEEYAIMKTHAEQGGRIIRQTFSHIGNAGYRQIVYDVAQFHHEKWNGRGYPEGRKGQDIPLAARIMAVADVFDAVSQKRCYRDAIPLDECFSIIEKGRGTDFEPILVDVFLGMKDPIRQTMDEIA; encoded by the coding sequence ATGGCTAAGCATAGTGATTTTATAGTACGTCAGAACGAGGCCGAAGCTAATAGAATTGTGGCTAGAGTGCTTCGGATGACTCTTTGCATTTTCTCTCTGGTGTTGATCCTGAACCTTTGCAGGGTATTCATTATCGACCAGAAGGTGATGCTTTCTGCCTTTGGTTTGAGTGCCCTGCTGCTTTTGGCTCCTACAGTCATTAACCGTTTTGTGGATAATGCCAACCCGAATTTAAAGTATCTGTATGTGATTCTGTCCAGCCTGTTCTTGCTGGTTATCGAAACCACCCTTTCGTTCCATGCGGTGGTGGTGTATGCGTTTCCTATCGCCCTGGCCTGCCTTTACTTTTCTAGGAAGCTGACTTTGCATATTTGGTTCCTGACGGTGGGCGTTTCCATTGTGGGGCAATTTGCCGGTTTCTATATGGGTTGCGTTCCCGACCAGAACTTCCTGGTCTTTAAACGTCTGGTGCTGTTCAGCATTTTGCCTAGAACCCTCTGCATTTTTAGTATCGGTAGCTTGATCTATTTTATTTCTGCCCGTACCACAAAGCTGGTGGATCGGCAGATTGCAGATACGGCGAGAATCAAGGAACTGAATACGGACATGGTGATGGGTTTTGCGAACCTGGTTGAAAACCGTGACGAAAATACGGGTGGTCATGTCAAGCGCACTAGCCGTTATGTGGAATTGCTGGTGAAGGAACTGCACCGTCGTGGTGTGTACAAGGATATTATTAACCACGACTTTATTCACGACTTGGTGAATGCGGCTCCTATGCACGATATTGGAAAAATTGCCATTCCCGATCATATTTTGCAGAAGCCGGGAAAGCTGACCGACGAGGAATATGCCATTATGAAAACCCATGCGGAACAGGGTGGCCGAATTATTCGTCAGACCTTCTCCCATATTGGTAATGCCGGGTATAGGCAGATCGTTTATGACGTGGCTCAGTTCCATCACGAAAAATGGAATGGTCGCGGTTACCCGGAAGGCCGAAAGGGACAGGATATTCCCCTGGCTGCTCGCATTATGGCTGTTGCCGACGTATTCGATGCAGTTTCGCAGAAACGCTGTTACCGCGATGCAATCCCTCTTGATGAATGTTTTTCCATTATTGAAAAGGGCCGCGGAACGGATTTTGAGCCTATCCTTGTTGACGTATTTTTGGGGATGAAGGATCCTATCCGTCAGACCATGGATGAAATTGCCTAA
- a CDS encoding FISUMP domain-containing protein, which yields MKFKFFVLLALGLVSMSCSSKESAEEYKAGKNEVTAEPAVEISMEIVNGESFVDARDNQVYRYVKIGDAVWMKDNLRFASEKSFCNQEYGGCDKVGRYYTIEELSTLCPEGWRIPKAKDFAAMQKACKKNPGFCLWHEFEKQGSDEIGFSALALGRYDLHVSKFSEVGTRAYFWSETNGKAKDVFTLKKGEYASSINRAEKSDAFAVRCVKM from the coding sequence ATGAAATTCAAATTTTTTGTTTTGCTCGCCCTGGGCCTCGTTTCAATGAGCTGCTCTTCTAAGGAATCCGCTGAAGAGTATAAGGCGGGAAAAAACGAAGTGACGGCTGAACCCGCGGTTGAAATTTCCATGGAAATCGTAAATGGGGAATCCTTCGTAGATGCCCGCGATAACCAGGTGTACCGCTATGTGAAAATTGGCGACGCTGTCTGGATGAAGGATAATCTGAGGTTCGCTTCCGAAAAAAGTTTCTGCAATCAGGAATATGGCGGCTGCGACAAGGTGGGCCGTTATTACACCATCGAGGAATTGTCGACCTTGTGCCCTGAAGGCTGGAGGATTCCCAAGGCTAAGGATTTTGCGGCCATGCAGAAGGCCTGCAAGAAAAATCCGGGATTCTGTCTATGGCACGAATTTGAAAAGCAGGGCTCTGACGAAATTGGGTTCTCTGCCTTGGCGCTGGGACGTTACGACTTGCACGTCTCCAAATTTTCTGAGGTTGGAACGCGGGCTTATTTCTGGAGCGAAACGAACGGAAAGGCGAAAGATGTATTTACCCTTAAAAAAGGGGAGTATGCCAGCAGCATCAACCGTGCCGAAAAATCAGATGCCTTTGCGGTTCGCTGTGTGAAGATGTAG
- a CDS encoding DUF3450 family protein encodes MKIKTLAFLMFVAVFAGNVFADVDSDIRDLQLQKETLNSEIAKLNSQISATDSMLKADEKRYKTLQDRYKSDSERRKAEIDSLNTKIKAVAAQLNDERNKQARAKNRSDNVAAKRKALMTTLASLSKQLEFQVGQTLPWNRDVRLDRVKSLTRDIESGNASAEESFSRLKALIAEETKFGDEVAIINSPLTRKNGELINAQILRIGNQWMVYADENATVFGSLVRKCAGDAGKGCASVEYEWNEDLNLEERAAVKFAIDVKQAKKPPQMVTLPVSLSIVKEGK; translated from the coding sequence ATGAAAATAAAAACACTGGCTTTTTTAATGTTCGTTGCGGTGTTTGCCGGTAACGTCTTCGCCGACGTGGATTCCGACATTCGGGATCTGCAACTGCAGAAGGAAACCCTTAACAGCGAAATCGCAAAATTGAATTCGCAGATTTCCGCTACGGATTCCATGCTGAAGGCAGACGAAAAACGCTATAAGACTTTGCAGGATCGCTATAAGTCGGACTCGGAACGTCGTAAGGCTGAAATCGATTCCTTGAATACCAAGATCAAGGCTGTTGCCGCTCAGCTGAATGATGAACGCAACAAGCAGGCTCGTGCCAAGAACCGTAGCGACAATGTGGCCGCCAAGCGCAAGGCGCTCATGACCACGTTGGCTTCCCTCAGCAAGCAGCTGGAATTTCAGGTGGGGCAGACTTTGCCTTGGAATCGTGACGTTCGCCTGGACCGTGTAAAGTCCCTGACCCGCGATATAGAAAGTGGAAACGCTTCTGCCGAAGAATCTTTCTCCCGCCTCAAGGCGCTCATTGCCGAAGAGACCAAGTTTGGTGATGAAGTGGCCATCATCAATTCTCCGCTGACCCGTAAAAATGGTGAACTGATCAACGCACAGATTTTGCGTATCGGAAATCAGTGGATGGTCTACGCCGATGAAAATGCAACGGTTTTCGGTTCCCTGGTTCGCAAGTGTGCCGGCGATGCGGGCAAGGGCTGTGCTTCTGTAGAATACGAATGGAATGAAGACCTGAATTTGGAAGAACGTGCCGCAGTAAAGTTTGCCATCGATGTGAAACAGGCCAAGAAGCCGCCTCAGATGGTAACGCTGCCCGTAAGCCTCTCTATTGTGAAGGAGGGCAAGTAA